In Coriobacteriia bacterium, a single genomic region encodes these proteins:
- the lepA gene encoding translation elongation factor 4: MTTDPRLIRNFSIIAHIDHGKSTIADRVLELTHTIEDRDMMEQVLDSMDIERERGITIKAQAVRVLYSADDGVTYTLNLIDTPGHVDFTYEVSRSLAACEGVLLVVDAAQGVEAQTVANALMAMNAHLEIVPLINKIDLPAADPERVRHEIEEVLAVPADDAVLASGKTGEGVRAALEAVVRRVPHPVGDPSAPLKALIFDSFFDPYRGVVALIRVIDGRIAKGMKVRLMATKTVTDVEEVGVRRPVHTPVDELGVGEVGYLVTGMKDPADVKVGDTVTLAKHGAAEALPGYRDVKPMVYTGLYPIDGDQYPELRDALDKMRLNDPAIIYEPETSHALGFGFRCGFLGLLHMEIVKERLEREFTLDLLATAPSVEYHVFRTNGEEVVVHSPQDMPEAGAVDRIEEPYLKATVLVPPEYVGAVMELCDGHRATFVDMQYLSPTTVDMHYEMPLSELIMDFFDQLKSRTKGYASLDYEFLGYRPSDLVKLDVLLANKPVDALSFIVHKDKAYARGKVLTEKLRAIIPRQMFEVPIQAAIGSRIIARETVKAKRKDVIAKCYGGDITRKRKLLEKQKKGKKRMKQVGNVEVPQEAFMAILKVDD, from the coding sequence GTGACGACCGACCCCCGCCTCATACGGAACTTCTCCATCATCGCGCACATCGACCACGGCAAGTCGACCATCGCCGACCGCGTGCTCGAGCTCACGCACACCATCGAGGACCGGGACATGATGGAGCAGGTCCTGGACTCGATGGACATCGAACGCGAGCGCGGGATCACCATCAAGGCCCAGGCGGTCCGGGTCCTCTACTCCGCGGACGACGGCGTGACGTACACGCTCAACCTCATCGACACGCCTGGCCACGTCGACTTCACCTACGAGGTCTCCCGTTCGCTCGCGGCGTGCGAAGGCGTGCTCCTCGTGGTCGACGCGGCGCAGGGCGTCGAGGCGCAGACCGTCGCGAACGCGCTGATGGCGATGAACGCGCACCTCGAGATCGTGCCGCTCATCAACAAGATCGACCTGCCGGCCGCCGATCCCGAGCGCGTGCGCCACGAGATCGAGGAGGTCCTCGCGGTCCCCGCCGACGACGCCGTGCTCGCGAGCGGCAAGACCGGCGAGGGCGTGCGCGCGGCGCTCGAAGCGGTCGTGCGGCGCGTGCCCCACCCCGTCGGCGATCCCTCGGCGCCGCTGAAGGCGCTCATCTTCGATTCGTTCTTCGACCCGTATCGCGGCGTCGTCGCTCTCATCCGCGTCATCGACGGCCGCATCGCCAAGGGCATGAAGGTCCGCCTGATGGCGACGAAGACCGTCACCGATGTCGAGGAGGTCGGCGTCAGGCGCCCGGTCCACACGCCGGTCGACGAGCTCGGTGTCGGCGAGGTCGGCTACCTCGTGACCGGCATGAAGGACCCCGCCGACGTGAAGGTCGGCGACACGGTGACGCTCGCGAAGCACGGCGCCGCCGAGGCGCTGCCGGGATACCGCGACGTCAAGCCGATGGTCTACACCGGTCTCTATCCCATCGACGGCGACCAGTACCCCGAGCTGCGCGACGCGCTCGACAAGATGCGCCTCAACGACCCCGCGATCATCTACGAGCCCGAGACCAGTCACGCGCTCGGTTTCGGCTTCCGTTGCGGCTTCCTGGGTCTTCTCCACATGGAGATCGTCAAGGAGCGTCTCGAGCGCGAGTTCACGCTCGACCTGCTCGCGACGGCGCCGAGCGTCGAGTACCACGTCTTCCGCACGAACGGCGAGGAGGTCGTGGTCCACTCCCCGCAGGACATGCCGGAGGCGGGCGCCGTCGACCGCATCGAGGAGCCGTACCTCAAGGCGACGGTCCTCGTGCCGCCGGAGTACGTCGGCGCGGTGATGGAGCTCTGTGACGGCCATCGCGCGACGTTCGTCGACATGCAGTACCTCTCGCCGACGACGGTCGACATGCACTACGAGATGCCGCTCTCCGAGCTGATCATGGACTTCTTCGACCAGCTCAAGAGCCGTACGAAGGGCTACGCCTCCCTCGACTACGAGTTCCTCGGCTACCGCCCGAGCGACCTGGTCAAGCTCGACGTGCTGCTTGCGAACAAGCCGGTCGACGCGCTGTCGTTCATCGTCCACAAGGACAAAGCGTACGCGCGGGGCAAGGTGCTCACCGAGAAACTGCGCGCGATCATCCCTCGGCAGATGTTCGAGGTGCCCATCCAGGCTGCCATCGGCAGCCGCATCATCGCCCGCGAGACCGTCAAAGCGAAGCGCAAGGACGTCATCGCGAAGTGCTACGGCGGCGACATCACGCGCAAGCGCAAGCTGCTGGAGAAGCAGAAGAAGGGGAAGAAGCGCATGAAGCAGGTCGGCAACGTCGAGGTCCCGCAGGAGGCGTTCATGGCCATCCTGAAGGTCGATGACTGA
- the hemW gene encoding radical SAM family heme chaperone HemW translates to MTERAPGTALPVSLYVHVPFCRAKCAYCDFHSVPGSQEEFVPFVESALRRVDELAAAGRAGLLTDVPTLYVGGGTPTVLGESLVVLVRGLREQIGLRDDAEVTVEANPDSCGPALVAALVDAGVTRISLGVQSFDDAVLRTLGRPHSAARASAAARVLDSADVRFSLDLICGVPGQTFASWDETLERAVASGARHISVYPLTVEEGTPLAAAIASGEAPAPDPDVAADMMLAAEVALAASGLPRYEVANYAASRYQSCHNIVYWTGGAYLGAGPSAASMLPLETYRAAGLDVVAGIPVDASGGRVRFVLEGPSPGGEYLAPDDAAREDVMLRLRMTAGVSTSQVDAAGLKATLEELRERGLVEVHAGADGPRWRTTQQGWLLGNEVFGAVWTV, encoded by the coding sequence ATGACTGAGCGGGCGCCGGGCACCGCGCTGCCGGTCTCGCTCTACGTGCACGTCCCGTTCTGCCGCGCCAAGTGCGCGTACTGCGATTTCCACTCGGTCCCCGGCTCCCAGGAGGAGTTCGTCCCGTTCGTCGAGTCCGCGCTTCGGCGCGTCGACGAGCTGGCGGCTGCGGGTAGGGCGGGCCTGCTGACCGACGTGCCGACGCTCTACGTCGGCGGAGGCACCCCCACCGTCCTCGGCGAGTCGCTCGTCGTGCTCGTGCGCGGACTGCGCGAGCAGATCGGCCTTCGCGACGATGCGGAGGTGACGGTCGAGGCGAACCCCGACTCGTGCGGCCCCGCGCTCGTCGCGGCGCTCGTGGATGCCGGGGTCACGCGCATCTCGCTCGGCGTGCAGAGCTTCGACGACGCCGTGCTGCGCACGCTGGGCCGCCCGCACTCCGCGGCGCGGGCCTCCGCAGCCGCTCGCGTGCTCGACAGCGCCGACGTCCGATTCTCGCTCGACCTGATCTGCGGCGTGCCGGGCCAGACGTTCGCGTCCTGGGACGAGACGCTCGAGCGCGCCGTAGCGAGCGGGGCGCGTCACATCTCGGTCTACCCGCTCACCGTGGAGGAGGGCACGCCGCTCGCCGCCGCGATCGCGTCGGGCGAGGCGCCGGCTCCCGACCCCGACGTCGCGGCGGACATGATGCTCGCGGCCGAGGTCGCTCTCGCCGCGTCCGGCCTGCCGCGCTACGAGGTCGCGAACTACGCCGCGTCCCGCTACCAGTCGTGCCACAACATCGTGTACTGGACGGGTGGCGCCTACCTCGGCGCCGGTCCCTCGGCGGCGAGCATGCTCCCGCTGGAGACGTACCGGGCCGCGGGTCTCGACGTGGTCGCCGGCATCCCCGTGGACGCCTCGGGAGGCCGCGTGCGCTTCGTCCTCGAAGGACCGTCACCGGGAGGGGAGTACCTCGCCCCCGACGACGCCGCGCGCGAGGACGTGATGCTGCGCTTGCGCATGACGGCGGGCGTCTCCACTTCGCAGGTCGACGCGGCGGGACTGAAGGCGACGCTTGAAGAGCTCCGCGAGCGCGGCCTCGTGGAGGTCCACGCCGGCGCCGACGGACCTCGCTGGCGCACCACCCAGCAAGGCTGGCTCCTCGGCAACGAGGTCTTCGGCGCGGTCTGGACGGTTTGA
- the hrcA gene encoding heat-inducible transcriptional repressor HrcA, whose protein sequence is MLNDRRRIVLSALVEEYVHSAQPVASRSIVDRSRLRCSPATVRNDLAALEETGLVFQPHVSSGRVPTDSGYRVFVDDLAPSECLTPEEAAGVRRTLGELEVEFHDLMRETAQVLARLSGYAAVAVAPMPRRARIRRVSLVPMGPRRVLVVVVTDGGQVVNRPVEFADPIGEEALAASERTLNAHLDGRVAAEVGALREPLAGTDGDAVAAGLLTDVAECLVEADRDRLHHAGVSALLAQPEFADPEVIRPLVAVLENGVAFLRALGESASAEDVTVRIGHENDIAELGRLSFVAAAYGGSDGGVVGLIGPTRMEYARAMSAVRCVADGLSSAMYGA, encoded by the coding sequence ATGCTGAACGACCGCCGCCGCATCGTCTTGTCCGCGCTCGTCGAGGAGTACGTGCACAGCGCCCAGCCGGTCGCGTCGCGCTCCATCGTCGACCGCTCCCGCCTGCGCTGCTCTCCGGCGACCGTGCGCAACGACCTCGCCGCGCTCGAGGAGACGGGCCTCGTCTTCCAGCCGCACGTCTCGTCGGGGCGCGTGCCCACCGACTCGGGCTACCGGGTCTTCGTCGACGACCTCGCACCATCGGAATGTCTCACGCCGGAGGAAGCGGCGGGCGTGCGCCGGACCCTCGGGGAGCTCGAGGTCGAGTTCCACGATCTCATGCGCGAGACGGCCCAGGTGCTGGCGAGGCTGAGCGGCTACGCCGCGGTCGCCGTGGCGCCGATGCCGCGCCGCGCGAGGATCCGCCGCGTCTCTCTGGTGCCGATGGGCCCGCGCCGGGTCCTCGTCGTCGTGGTCACCGATGGCGGGCAGGTGGTCAACCGGCCGGTCGAGTTCGCCGACCCCATCGGGGAGGAGGCGCTCGCCGCGTCGGAACGCACGCTGAACGCGCATCTCGACGGCCGTGTCGCAGCCGAGGTCGGCGCCCTGCGGGAACCGCTCGCGGGCACGGACGGCGACGCGGTCGCTGCGGGGCTGCTCACCGACGTAGCGGAGTGCCTCGTCGAGGCCGACCGCGACCGTCTCCATCACGCGGGCGTCTCCGCGCTGCTCGCACAGCCCGAGTTCGCCGATCCCGAGGTGATCCGCCCGCTCGTGGCGGTGCTCGAGAACGGCGTCGCCTTCCTGCGTGCGCTCGGCGAGAGCGCCTCGGCCGAGGACGTGACGGTGCGCATCGGCCACGAGAACGACATCGCCGAGCTCGGCCGGCTGAGCTTCGTGGCGGCCGCGTACGGCGGGTCGGACGGCGGCGTGGTCGGTCTCATCGGCCCGACCCGCATGGAGTACGCCCGCGCGATGTCCGCCGTGCGCTGCGTGGCCGACGGCCTCTCCAGCGCGATGTACGGGGCGTGA
- the dnaJ gene encoding molecular chaperone DnaJ, with protein MTRVASGTKDYYDVLGVSRDADDSQIKKAFRRKAHETHPDVSDHGEADERFREINEAYEVLSDPEKRSMYDRYGTADPRMGTGFPADVGDVFGFGLDDIFSAFMGGMGGARPASPEGRDMTARIGVTLEEAATGVTKELRVQRLAPCEKCAGSGAAEGGSVVTCPDCGGSGRRRVGRKTLFGMMETVAACARCAATGRAVDKPCAACDGSGRMPLVETVKIDVPAGARDGTTVRLGGKGEAGLRGASGGDLIVGVSLVQHEYLHLQGDDLHGRATVDIAQAALGGVVSVPGLEGDVDVDVPSGSQHGDAVRVRGAGMPRLGGSRGDLYVHLDVEVPRKPTKHQKELLRELAGTFGDRSRRTPLQRLRDWLGG; from the coding sequence GTGACGCGCGTGGCGAGCGGGACGAAGGACTACTACGACGTCCTCGGGGTGTCTCGGGACGCCGACGACAGTCAGATCAAGAAGGCGTTCCGGCGCAAGGCGCACGAGACGCATCCGGACGTCTCCGACCACGGAGAGGCCGACGAGCGCTTCAGGGAGATCAACGAGGCGTACGAGGTGCTCTCCGACCCCGAGAAGCGGTCGATGTACGACCGTTACGGCACAGCGGACCCCCGCATGGGTACCGGGTTCCCCGCCGACGTCGGCGACGTGTTCGGCTTCGGTCTCGACGACATCTTCTCGGCATTCATGGGCGGCATGGGCGGTGCGCGCCCGGCGAGCCCGGAGGGCCGCGACATGACCGCGCGGATCGGGGTGACGCTGGAGGAGGCCGCGACCGGCGTGACGAAGGAGCTTCGCGTCCAGCGTCTCGCGCCGTGTGAGAAGTGCGCCGGTTCGGGCGCCGCCGAGGGCGGGTCCGTCGTGACGTGCCCGGACTGCGGCGGCTCTGGCCGGCGTAGGGTCGGCCGGAAGACGCTGTTCGGGATGATGGAGACCGTGGCGGCCTGCGCTCGCTGCGCCGCGACGGGACGGGCCGTCGACAAGCCCTGCGCGGCGTGCGACGGGAGCGGGCGGATGCCGCTGGTCGAGACCGTGAAGATCGACGTCCCAGCCGGAGCGCGCGACGGCACCACGGTGCGTCTCGGCGGCAAGGGCGAGGCCGGATTGCGCGGCGCGTCCGGCGGCGACCTCATCGTCGGCGTGTCGCTCGTCCAGCACGAATACCTACATCTCCAAGGAGACGACCTGCACGGGCGCGCGACGGTAGACATCGCCCAGGCGGCGCTCGGCGGGGTCGTCAGCGTGCCGGGCCTGGAGGGCGACGTCGACGTGGACGTGCCGAGCGGCTCGCAGCACGGCGATGCGGTGCGCGTGAGAGGCGCCGGGATGCCGCGGCTCGGCGGCAGCCGAGGCGACCTCTACGTCCATCTCGACGTCGAGGTCCCGCGCAAGCCGACGAAGCACCAGAAGGAGCTCCTGCGCGAGCTCGCCGGCACGTTCGGCGATCGCTCGCGTCGCACGCCCCTGCAGCGCCTCCGGGACTGGCTGGGCGGCTGA
- a CDS encoding 16S rRNA (uracil(1498)-N(3))-methyltransferase produces the protein MLPLSSDDVHHLRDVLRMVPGERVVVVSPDGTANVARLTGVREEVRAVVEETLSRTARPRVTLAQGLPKGAKLDDVVRQATELGVAAVVPFAAARSIVRLDAAKGEERAARWDRIAAQAAKQSSRVDVPGVSAPVSFEALLSLVSAADAAIVCWEEAGEGAVSVGAGLRAAGAGPDSAVVVVVGPEGGLSTAEVEWLVEAGAVTVGLGPSILRTETAAIAALALTLYELGGLG, from the coding sequence GTGCTGCCTCTCTCGTCGGACGACGTCCATCACCTGCGAGACGTGCTGCGGATGGTCCCCGGCGAGCGTGTCGTCGTGGTCTCACCCGACGGCACCGCGAACGTGGCTCGCCTCACCGGTGTGCGCGAAGAGGTGCGGGCGGTCGTCGAGGAGACGCTGTCGCGCACGGCGCGTCCGCGCGTCACGCTCGCGCAGGGGCTGCCGAAGGGCGCGAAGCTCGACGACGTCGTGCGGCAGGCCACCGAGCTCGGCGTGGCGGCCGTGGTGCCGTTCGCCGCCGCGCGTTCGATCGTGCGCCTCGACGCGGCGAAGGGTGAGGAGCGCGCCGCCCGCTGGGACCGCATCGCCGCGCAGGCGGCGAAGCAATCCAGCCGCGTGGACGTCCCCGGCGTATCGGCGCCGGTCTCCTTCGAGGCGCTGCTCTCGCTCGTGAGTGCGGCGGACGCCGCGATCGTGTGCTGGGAGGAAGCGGGCGAGGGCGCGGTCTCGGTGGGCGCCGGGTTGCGCGCCGCCGGCGCCGGACCGGACAGCGCGGTCGTCGTCGTGGTCGGCCCGGAGGGAGGGCTCTCTACCGCGGAGGTCGAGTGGCTGGTCGAGGCGGGGGCCGTGACCGTCGGCCTCGGGCCCTCGATCCTTCGCACGGAGACCGCGGCGATAGCCGCTCTGGCGCTGACGCTGTACGAGCTCGGCGGACTGGGGTGA
- a CDS encoding MiaB/RimO family radical SAM methylthiotransferase, which translates to MSEAGPSFAVVTLGCKVNQVDGAAAAASLRACGLVETSPEDADVVVVNTCTVTGEADRKARKVVRRFARAGVPVVVTGCLVSVDPAAVSALGESVVAEPDRSLVATRALEALGREADPAAPSAPGAAVHAGTRAMVKVEDGCDCRCAYCIVPTARGVPRSVPLGEVVAGVERLVADGTPEVVLTGVNLGRYDDAGSDLAALVTAVAATGVRRVRLSSIEVAHLTQRLLESLACVPGVCRHLHVPLQSGSDAVLSAMGRPYDAATFERAIAAARDALPGLAVTTDVIAGLPGETLADLDATVALCERVGFAKTHVFPYSERPGTAAASMAGAVAPGERHRRAALLREVGERLRAAYLAGRIGGDADVLVERVEDGYALGTSEDYLKVRMPARESRPGDVVRVRLSGSQGTFALGEW; encoded by the coding sequence GTGAGCGAGGCCGGGCCGTCGTTCGCCGTCGTGACGCTGGGATGCAAGGTGAACCAGGTCGACGGCGCGGCGGCAGCGGCGTCCCTGCGGGCCTGCGGTCTCGTCGAGACGTCGCCGGAGGACGCCGACGTCGTCGTCGTGAACACGTGCACCGTCACCGGCGAGGCCGACCGCAAGGCGCGCAAGGTCGTGCGCCGGTTCGCGCGCGCGGGCGTTCCGGTCGTCGTGACGGGGTGTCTCGTGTCGGTCGATCCCGCCGCGGTGTCGGCGCTGGGGGAGAGTGTGGTGGCTGAGCCCGACAGGTCGCTCGTCGCAACTCGGGCGCTCGAGGCCCTGGGGCGAGAGGCGGACCCGGCCGCGCCGAGCGCGCCGGGGGCCGCGGTCCATGCGGGCACCCGTGCGATGGTGAAGGTCGAGGACGGATGCGACTGCCGATGCGCGTACTGCATCGTCCCCACGGCGCGCGGCGTGCCGCGTTCCGTCCCCCTCGGCGAGGTCGTCGCGGGCGTGGAGCGGCTCGTCGCGGACGGGACTCCCGAGGTCGTGCTCACCGGCGTCAACCTCGGACGCTACGACGACGCGGGCTCCGACCTTGCGGCCCTCGTGACCGCTGTCGCCGCGACGGGGGTGCGTCGCGTGCGCCTCTCCAGCATCGAGGTCGCGCACCTCACCCAGCGGCTGCTCGAGTCCCTCGCGTGCGTGCCGGGCGTGTGCCGGCATCTGCACGTCCCGCTCCAGTCGGGGTCGGACGCGGTGCTCTCGGCGATGGGCCGCCCGTACGACGCGGCCACGTTCGAGCGCGCGATCGCCGCGGCGCGCGATGCGCTTCCCGGCCTCGCGGTGACGACCGACGTGATCGCCGGTCTCCCCGGCGAGACGCTCGCCGACCTCGACGCGACCGTCGCGCTGTGCGAGCGCGTCGGCTTCGCGAAGACGCACGTCTTCCCGTACTCCGAGCGCCCCGGCACCGCCGCGGCGTCGATGGCGGGCGCCGTCGCCCCCGGCGAGCGCCACCGCCGGGCGGCCCTCCTGCGCGAAGTCGGCGAGCGCCTGCGCGCAGCGTATCTCGCCGGCAGGATCGGCGGCGACGCGGACGTGCTGGTGGAGCGCGTCGAAGACGGGTATGCACTCGGCACGAGCGAGGACTATCTCAAGGTCCGCATGCCCGCGCGGGAGTCGCGTCCGGGCGACGTCGTGCGCGTGCGGTTGAGCGGCTCTCAGGGCACGTTCGCGCTCGGCGAGTGGTAG
- a CDS encoding PhoH family protein, with protein MTEAARIRLVAPAGLNMVDLLGEGDHLLKLIEDQFESTISVRGDEITISGDPQESQAVSALFSELMQLLIQGEKLTVESIDRAIDMLKRGDASPSGVFSDVLLTHRGKTIRPKTAGQKRYVDAIRSNTVTFGIGPAGTGKTYLAMAMAVEALKRKEVGRLILTRPAVEAGEKLGYLPGTLFDKVDPYLRPLYDALFDMMDVEKSTSLTERGVIEVAPLAFMRGRTLNDSFVVLDEAQNTSPEQMKMFLTRLGFGSKVVVTGDVTQVDLPGGASGLKQVRGILAGVDDIAFVELSSRDVVRHRLVQRIVTAYHAFEEERAAAPAAARGRD; from the coding sequence GTGACCGAAGCTGCCCGGATCCGTCTGGTCGCCCCCGCCGGACTCAACATGGTCGACCTGCTCGGCGAAGGGGACCATCTTCTCAAGCTCATCGAGGACCAGTTCGAGTCGACGATCTCGGTGCGTGGCGACGAGATAACCATCTCCGGCGACCCCCAGGAGTCACAGGCCGTCTCCGCGCTCTTCAGCGAGTTGATGCAGCTCCTCATCCAGGGCGAGAAGCTCACTGTGGAGTCCATCGATCGGGCCATCGACATGCTCAAACGGGGCGACGCCAGCCCCAGCGGCGTCTTCTCCGACGTGCTGCTGACGCATCGCGGCAAGACGATCCGGCCGAAGACGGCGGGGCAGAAGCGCTACGTCGACGCGATCCGCTCCAACACCGTGACGTTCGGGATCGGCCCGGCGGGCACGGGCAAGACCTACCTGGCGATGGCGATGGCGGTCGAGGCGCTCAAGCGCAAGGAGGTCGGCCGCCTCATCCTCACGCGGCCGGCGGTCGAGGCCGGCGAGAAGCTCGGGTACCTGCCGGGCACGCTCTTCGACAAGGTCGACCCCTATCTGCGCCCCCTCTACGACGCGCTGTTCGACATGATGGACGTCGAGAAGTCGACGAGCCTGACGGAGCGCGGCGTGATCGAGGTGGCTCCGCTCGCGTTCATGCGCGGCCGCACCCTCAACGACAGTTTCGTCGTCCTCGACGAGGCGCAGAACACCTCTCCCGAACAGATGAAGATGTTCCTCACGCGACTGGGATTCGGCAGCAAGGTGGTCGTGACCGGTGACGTGACGCAGGTCGACCTTCCGGGCGGCGCGAGCGGCTTGAAGCAGGTCCGCGGGATCCTCGCCGGCGTCGACGATATCGCGTTCGTCGAACTGTCGTCGCGCGACGTCGTGCGCCACCGGCTCGTCCAGCGGATAGTGACCGCTTACCACGCCTTCGAGGAGGAACGAGCTGCCGCACCGGCGGCCGCTCGCGGGCGGGACTGA
- a CDS encoding HDIG domain-containing metalloprotein — protein sequence MASAFDRFKRFWPSEGPLASFAGQRLALTVAVVVLAAIPIAVGTAPVGLVAGKPAPRTYRATRDIHYVDASASRILRAEARASVSPVYVHDAEAPPVAARDVRDLFTSVMASRRAFPGDVDRQEAWLRTRLKIAVSERSLRTALSLDDAGLDTVSRDAEQLVGTLMSRRIRAADLDDARLQASEYASLMPLRLEERALVADVAGRALRVTLEVDEAATSEARRAAEAKVAPVVVAKQAGENIVVRGEVVTSQQVKLVSSLGRVEAGSMGALAAAALLMAGMVLAGGAYLRRFEDRVWRRYRDLLILGTLVVGMAYMTRFVVWLAPETPPFLLPVPLTAMLATLLVNHRVGIVVGICSTVVGSLLGFSTGATLVGALIVSVVAVVAVASMTERRRLFVAGGAVAVSMGAAGALVTAASGVGPQASITAGGWGLVGGLLSSVLAYGLLPFFEVVFGVTTDVRLLELANPSHPLLKRLMVEASGTYSHSVMTGNLAETAADAIGANPLLARVGAYYHDIGKVRRPGFFVENQAGSENPHDRTSPTLSALIITAHVREGVELAREYRLPEEIVAIIRQHHGTSLVSYFWDKASRGSGAPMLEADFRYTGEPPSSREAALVMLADSAEAAVRSMRNPSPVRIEQAVRKVVDDRLADGQLAESGLTLADIERVVAVYSHLLASVHHARLEYPEPVPTRRS from the coding sequence ATGGCGAGCGCGTTCGACAGGTTCAAGCGTTTCTGGCCGAGCGAAGGCCCGCTCGCGTCGTTCGCGGGGCAGCGTCTCGCCCTGACGGTCGCGGTCGTGGTGCTCGCGGCCATCCCGATCGCCGTGGGCACCGCTCCCGTGGGGTTGGTCGCGGGGAAGCCCGCGCCGCGGACCTACCGGGCGACCCGCGACATCCACTACGTCGACGCCTCGGCGAGCCGCATCCTGCGTGCGGAGGCCCGAGCCTCGGTGTCGCCGGTCTACGTCCACGACGCCGAGGCCCCCCCGGTCGCGGCAAGGGACGTGCGCGATCTCTTCACGTCGGTCATGGCGTCGCGCAGGGCCTTCCCGGGCGACGTCGATCGCCAGGAGGCCTGGTTGCGGACGCGTCTGAAGATCGCCGTCTCGGAGCGGTCGCTGCGCACCGCACTCTCGCTGGACGACGCGGGTCTCGACACCGTCTCCCGCGACGCCGAGCAGCTGGTCGGCACGCTCATGTCCCGGCGGATCCGTGCCGCCGATCTCGACGACGCCCGTCTGCAGGCCTCCGAGTACGCGAGCCTCATGCCGCTGCGGCTCGAGGAGCGGGCGCTCGTCGCCGACGTGGCGGGCCGCGCGCTGCGGGTGACTCTCGAGGTCGACGAGGCCGCGACCTCCGAGGCGCGCCGGGCCGCCGAGGCCAAGGTCGCCCCGGTCGTCGTCGCGAAGCAGGCGGGGGAGAACATCGTCGTCCGCGGAGAGGTCGTCACGAGCCAGCAGGTGAAGCTGGTCAGCAGTCTCGGCCGTGTCGAGGCCGGATCCATGGGCGCGCTCGCCGCCGCGGCCCTGCTGATGGCGGGCATGGTGCTGGCCGGGGGCGCGTACCTGCGCCGATTCGAGGACAGGGTGTGGAGGCGCTATCGCGACCTGCTCATCCTCGGCACGCTCGTCGTCGGGATGGCGTACATGACGCGGTTCGTCGTCTGGCTAGCACCCGAGACGCCGCCGTTCCTTCTCCCGGTGCCGCTCACAGCGATGCTCGCGACGCTGCTCGTCAACCATCGTGTCGGCATCGTGGTCGGTATATGCTCCACGGTCGTCGGATCGCTCCTAGGCTTCTCCACCGGAGCCACGCTCGTGGGCGCGCTGATCGTGAGCGTCGTCGCCGTGGTCGCCGTCGCGTCGATGACCGAACGCAGGAGGCTCTTCGTCGCGGGCGGCGCGGTCGCCGTGAGCATGGGCGCGGCCGGCGCGCTCGTCACGGCGGCGTCGGGGGTCGGGCCGCAGGCTTCGATCACCGCGGGCGGGTGGGGTCTCGTGGGAGGACTGCTCTCCTCCGTCCTCGCCTATGGTCTGCTCCCGTTCTTCGAGGTGGTCTTCGGAGTGACGACCGACGTGCGTCTCCTCGAGCTCGCGAATCCCTCGCACCCGCTGCTGAAGCGGCTGATGGTCGAGGCGTCGGGCACCTACAGCCATTCGGTGATGACGGGCAACCTCGCGGAGACGGCGGCCGACGCAATCGGAGCGAACCCGTTGCTCGCCCGGGTGGGGGCCTACTACCACGACATCGGCAAGGTCCGCCGCCCCGGGTTCTTCGTCGAGAACCAGGCGGGCAGCGAGAACCCCCACGACCGCACCTCGCCGACGCTCTCCGCTCTGATCATCACCGCGCACGTCCGTGAGGGCGTCGAACTCGCCCGCGAATACCGCTTGCCCGAGGAGATCGTGGCGATCATCAGACAGCATCACGGCACGTCGCTCGTCTCCTACTTCTGGGACAAGGCGAGTCGCGGGAGTGGCGCGCCGATGCTGGAGGCGGACTTCCGCTACACGGGAGAACCTCCGAGCAGCCGCGAGGCGGCGCTCGTCATGCTCGCGGACAGCGCGGAGGCCGCGGTGCGCAGCATGCGCAACCCGTCGCCGGTGCGCATCGAACAGGCGGTCCGCAAGGTCGTCGACGACAGGCTCGCCGACGGGCAGCTCGCCGAGTCGGGTCTCACGCTCGCCGACATCGAGCGCGTCGTCGCCGTCTATTCGCACCTGCTGGCGAGCGTCCATCACGCTCGCTTGGAGTATCCCGAGCCGGTCCCGACTAGGAGGTCCTGA
- the ybeY gene encoding rRNA maturation RNase YbeY: MQVSVTTHRDPEVLDVEAFERLALFVMEREEVPDLAELSVALVDSEEMAHLNERYRGVDGPTDVLSFGCDDPCAASGGEPITLGDVVIAPEVAAANAIEAGTTVEAELDLLLVHGILHLLGYEHESDEDAAVMQSREAALLDAYHLAG; encoded by the coding sequence ATGCAGGTCAGCGTGACCACCCATCGGGATCCGGAGGTCCTCGACGTCGAGGCGTTCGAGAGGCTCGCGCTCTTCGTCATGGAGCGCGAGGAGGTGCCCGACCTCGCGGAACTCTCCGTCGCACTCGTCGACTCCGAGGAGATGGCCCATCTCAACGAGCGCTACCGTGGAGTCGACGGCCCGACGGACGTCCTGTCGTTCGGCTGCGACGACCCCTGCGCCGCGTCGGGCGGCGAGCCCATCACCCTCGGCGACGTCGTCATCGCGCCCGAGGTCGCCGCCGCGAACGCCATCGAGGCAGGGACCACCGTCGAGGCTGAGCTCGACCTCCTGCTCGTCCACGGCATCCTCCACCTGCTCGGGTACGAGCACGAGTCGGACGAGGACGCCGCGGTCATGCAGTCGCGCGAGGCCGCACTGCTCGATGCGTACCACCTGGCGGGCTAG